The following are from one region of the Gambusia affinis linkage group LG02, SWU_Gaff_1.0, whole genome shotgun sequence genome:
- the ccpg1 gene encoding cell cycle progression protein 1 isoform X2, whose product MSETSSDTESSCGWTIISNEGSDIETLGLEAAGEYGAELVERPTLEEPQLLESQTSVSAALCVEEKAADSLDDTLGEQAVDETLCGPEAGDGSAVREQVFSSSDHSDIVTLRDLKEDEHAEEEELEEAGSTEENYLGTSSSSHYTFTATETAFPAQQQTVTNSSSSNDEARRSSTPIMRRRRVRKNTTSVVTDPEEDEKVLPESWSSEEEQQPDWAEGRPNAANEDREQSRGGNVLNRCILLALLIAVSMGFGHFYGTVQIQERQKTVEKTGGIEHLDVRGLLEQRIRDEHLTKQRSDFGPDDLDEQQVIHLLSGVIEKAKEENQELKAKQVHIQIQRDNLEQMLKQTEEERIEIMSLQQTLSDENIQLRNSVAREEKSLSVLQDELRNLRSQIRDLEARGAGADSLLSENQRLKEQLEEEQQTIRNFHLQREDMTAEAHTLRKKLERERKVTEELKRELTALRSHVSDSDRQSGSEAGGLEKRLLDLEKRLSFEQQRSDLWERLYVETKEEKVKGDRESKVRRAKQGVARKMKETFDAVKNSTKEFVHHHKEQIKKAKEAVKENLRKFSDSVKSTFRHFKDSASTFINKAQGFYSKKCDRANTEECWQHRAQKPRHTPDSFQSHHNTRKSAGKVLQDEDESSHKSSMKGCSGVFDCAYLESMSLFNKATEPIRAEEFDLLLQSYLQQEVDHFYHWNELRTFINGFFHNGLFIHDRMLFTDFVGRVESYLSDMREYHGLDGDVFRDLDDYIYRHFFGEGYARSYGPRGPFQRPEDPKEEWRSRHQQRKQPRGKSRPHCGRRWSRSGRNADRHMADVKIELGPMPFDPKY is encoded by the exons ATGTCAGAAACATCAAGTGACACCGAGTCCTCCTGTGGCTGGACCATTATCAGTAATGAG GGCTCGGATATAGAGACACTGGGATTGGAGGCTGCTGGCGAATATGGAGCTGAGCTGGTGGAGCGCCCCACTTTGGAAGAACCACAGTTGCTGGAATCACAAACCTCAGTATCTGCTG ctCTGTGTGTTGAAGAAAAAGCTGCTGATTCTCTTGATGACACTCTGGGAGAACAGGCTGTAGATGAGACACTGTGCGGTCCTGAG GCTGGAGACGGTTCTGCAGTCAGAGAGCAAGTCTTCTCCTCCAGTGATCACTCTGACATTGTGACTCTGAGGGACCTGAAGGAGGACGAGcatgcagaggaggaggaactggaAGAGGCAGGCAGCACTGAGGAGAATTACCTCGGCACCTCCAGCAGCAGTCATTACACCTTCACTGCTACAGAAACGG CTTTCCCAGCGCAGCAACAAACGGTGACAAACTCAAGCAGCAGCAACGATGAGGCCCGACGAAGCTCCACTCCGATCATGCGAAGACGAAGGGTTAGGAAAAATACCACGAGCGTCGTGACTGATCCAGAGGAGGACGAGAAGGTGCTGCCAGAGTCGTGGTCCAGTGAAGAAGAGCAGCAGCCTGATTGGGCAGAGGGGAGACCGAACGCTGCCAACGAGGACAGAGAGCAAAGCCGAGGCGGGAACGTCCTCAACAGATGCATCCTGCTCGCCCTCCTCATCGCCGTCAGCATGGGCTTTGGACACTTCTATG GCACGGTCCAGATTCAGGAAAGGCaaaaaactgtggagaaaaccGGAGGGATTGAACACCTGGATGTGAGGGGTCTACTTGAGCAACGTATCAGAGATGAGCATTTAACAAAGCAG AGGAGCGACTTTGGGCCAGATGACCTCGATGAGCAGCAGGTTATTCATTTGCTCTCAGGAGTGATTGAAAAAGCGAAAGAAGAAAACCAGGAGCTCAAAGCAAAACAAGTTCACATCCAG ATTCAGAGAGATAACCTGGAGCAGATGCTGAAACAGACCGAGGAGGAGAGGATTGAAATCATGTCTCTGCAGCAGACTCTCTCAGATGAAAACATCCAGCTGAGAAACTCCGTGGCACGCGAGGAAAAGTCTCTGTCCGTCCTGCAGGACGAGTTGAGAAACCTGCGATCCCAAATCAGAGATCTGGAGGCGAGGGGAGCAGGAGCCGATTCTCTGCTGTCTGAAAACCAGAGGCTGAaagagcagctggaggaggagcagcagaccATCAGAAACTTCCACCTTCAGAGGGAAGACATGACGGCTGAAGCTCACACGCTGAGGAAGAaactggagagagagaggaaggtcACGGAGGAACTGAAGAGGGAGCTGACGGCCCTGAGGAGTCACGTCTCTGATTCTGACAGGCAGAGTGGTTCAGAAGCAGGAGGTTTGGAGAAACGTCTGCTGGATCTGGAGAAGAGGCTGAGCTTCGAGCAGCAGCGCTCCGACCTGTGGGAAAGGCTGTACGTGGAAACCAAGGAGGAAAAGGTCAAAGGAGACCGAGAATCCAAAGTGAGGAGAGCTAAACAGGGAGTGGCCAGGAAAATGAAGGAGACGTTCGATGCTGTGAAAAACTCCACCAAGGAGTTCGTCCATCACCATAAGGAGCAGATTAAGAAAGCCAAGGAGGCTGTGAAGGAAAACCTGAGGAAGTTCTCTGACTCCGTCAAATCAACTTTCAGACACTTTAAAGACTCAGCCTCGACGTTCATCAACAAAGCCCAGGGATTTTACAGCAAGAAATGTGACAGAGCAAACACAGAGGAGTGCTGGCAGCACAGAGCGCAGAAACCCAGACACACACCCGACTCCTTCCAGAGCCACCACAACACACGGAAATCAGCCGGGAAGGTTCTCCAGGACGAGGATGAGAGCAGCCACAAGAGCAGCATGAAGGGATGCAGCGGCGTCTTCGACTGCGCCTACCTGGAGTCCATGAGCCTCTTCAACAAAGCCacagagccaatcagagccgaAGAGTTCGACCTCCTGCTGCAGAGCTACCTGCAGCAGGAGGTCGACCACTTCTACCACTGGAACGAACTCAGGACGTTCATCAACGGCTTCTTTCACAACGGACTCTTCATCCACGACCGCATGCTCTTCACAGACTTCGTAGGCAGAGTGGAGAGCTACCTGAGCGACATGCGTGAATACCACGGCCTGGACGGCGACGTGTTCAGAGACCTCGACGACTACATCTACAGGCACTTCTTCGGAGAAGGCTACGCCAGGAGCTACGGTCCGCG GGGGCCGTTTCAGAGACCTGAAGACCCAAAGGAGGAGTGGAGGTCGAGGCACCAGCAGAGGAAGCAGCCGAGGGGTAAATCTCGTCCTCACTGCGGTCGCAGGTGGAGCCGATCAGGAAGAAATGCAGACAGGCACATGGCTGATGTTAAAATCGAACTGGGCCCAATGCCCTTTGACCCcaaatactga
- the ccpg1 gene encoding cell cycle progression protein 1 isoform X1, producing the protein MSETSSDTESSCGWTIISNEGSDIETLGLEAAGEYGAELVERPTLEEPQLLESQTSVSAALCVEEKAADSLDDTLGEQAVDETLCGPEFYDRLQAGDGSAVREQVFSSSDHSDIVTLRDLKEDEHAEEEELEEAGSTEENYLGTSSSSHYTFTATETAFPAQQQTVTNSSSSNDEARRSSTPIMRRRRVRKNTTSVVTDPEEDEKVLPESWSSEEEQQPDWAEGRPNAANEDREQSRGGNVLNRCILLALLIAVSMGFGHFYGTVQIQERQKTVEKTGGIEHLDVRGLLEQRIRDEHLTKQRSDFGPDDLDEQQVIHLLSGVIEKAKEENQELKAKQVHIQIQRDNLEQMLKQTEEERIEIMSLQQTLSDENIQLRNSVAREEKSLSVLQDELRNLRSQIRDLEARGAGADSLLSENQRLKEQLEEEQQTIRNFHLQREDMTAEAHTLRKKLERERKVTEELKRELTALRSHVSDSDRQSGSEAGGLEKRLLDLEKRLSFEQQRSDLWERLYVETKEEKVKGDRESKVRRAKQGVARKMKETFDAVKNSTKEFVHHHKEQIKKAKEAVKENLRKFSDSVKSTFRHFKDSASTFINKAQGFYSKKCDRANTEECWQHRAQKPRHTPDSFQSHHNTRKSAGKVLQDEDESSHKSSMKGCSGVFDCAYLESMSLFNKATEPIRAEEFDLLLQSYLQQEVDHFYHWNELRTFINGFFHNGLFIHDRMLFTDFVGRVESYLSDMREYHGLDGDVFRDLDDYIYRHFFGEGYARSYGPRGPFQRPEDPKEEWRSRHQQRKQPRGKSRPHCGRRWSRSGRNADRHMADVKIELGPMPFDPKY; encoded by the exons ATGTCAGAAACATCAAGTGACACCGAGTCCTCCTGTGGCTGGACCATTATCAGTAATGAG GGCTCGGATATAGAGACACTGGGATTGGAGGCTGCTGGCGAATATGGAGCTGAGCTGGTGGAGCGCCCCACTTTGGAAGAACCACAGTTGCTGGAATCACAAACCTCAGTATCTGCTG ctCTGTGTGTTGAAGAAAAAGCTGCTGATTCTCTTGATGACACTCTGGGAGAACAGGCTGTAGATGAGACACTGTGCGGTCCTGAG TTTTATGACCGTCTGCAGGCTGGAGACGGTTCTGCAGTCAGAGAGCAAGTCTTCTCCTCCAGTGATCACTCTGACATTGTGACTCTGAGGGACCTGAAGGAGGACGAGcatgcagaggaggaggaactggaAGAGGCAGGCAGCACTGAGGAGAATTACCTCGGCACCTCCAGCAGCAGTCATTACACCTTCACTGCTACAGAAACGG CTTTCCCAGCGCAGCAACAAACGGTGACAAACTCAAGCAGCAGCAACGATGAGGCCCGACGAAGCTCCACTCCGATCATGCGAAGACGAAGGGTTAGGAAAAATACCACGAGCGTCGTGACTGATCCAGAGGAGGACGAGAAGGTGCTGCCAGAGTCGTGGTCCAGTGAAGAAGAGCAGCAGCCTGATTGGGCAGAGGGGAGACCGAACGCTGCCAACGAGGACAGAGAGCAAAGCCGAGGCGGGAACGTCCTCAACAGATGCATCCTGCTCGCCCTCCTCATCGCCGTCAGCATGGGCTTTGGACACTTCTATG GCACGGTCCAGATTCAGGAAAGGCaaaaaactgtggagaaaaccGGAGGGATTGAACACCTGGATGTGAGGGGTCTACTTGAGCAACGTATCAGAGATGAGCATTTAACAAAGCAG AGGAGCGACTTTGGGCCAGATGACCTCGATGAGCAGCAGGTTATTCATTTGCTCTCAGGAGTGATTGAAAAAGCGAAAGAAGAAAACCAGGAGCTCAAAGCAAAACAAGTTCACATCCAG ATTCAGAGAGATAACCTGGAGCAGATGCTGAAACAGACCGAGGAGGAGAGGATTGAAATCATGTCTCTGCAGCAGACTCTCTCAGATGAAAACATCCAGCTGAGAAACTCCGTGGCACGCGAGGAAAAGTCTCTGTCCGTCCTGCAGGACGAGTTGAGAAACCTGCGATCCCAAATCAGAGATCTGGAGGCGAGGGGAGCAGGAGCCGATTCTCTGCTGTCTGAAAACCAGAGGCTGAaagagcagctggaggaggagcagcagaccATCAGAAACTTCCACCTTCAGAGGGAAGACATGACGGCTGAAGCTCACACGCTGAGGAAGAaactggagagagagaggaaggtcACGGAGGAACTGAAGAGGGAGCTGACGGCCCTGAGGAGTCACGTCTCTGATTCTGACAGGCAGAGTGGTTCAGAAGCAGGAGGTTTGGAGAAACGTCTGCTGGATCTGGAGAAGAGGCTGAGCTTCGAGCAGCAGCGCTCCGACCTGTGGGAAAGGCTGTACGTGGAAACCAAGGAGGAAAAGGTCAAAGGAGACCGAGAATCCAAAGTGAGGAGAGCTAAACAGGGAGTGGCCAGGAAAATGAAGGAGACGTTCGATGCTGTGAAAAACTCCACCAAGGAGTTCGTCCATCACCATAAGGAGCAGATTAAGAAAGCCAAGGAGGCTGTGAAGGAAAACCTGAGGAAGTTCTCTGACTCCGTCAAATCAACTTTCAGACACTTTAAAGACTCAGCCTCGACGTTCATCAACAAAGCCCAGGGATTTTACAGCAAGAAATGTGACAGAGCAAACACAGAGGAGTGCTGGCAGCACAGAGCGCAGAAACCCAGACACACACCCGACTCCTTCCAGAGCCACCACAACACACGGAAATCAGCCGGGAAGGTTCTCCAGGACGAGGATGAGAGCAGCCACAAGAGCAGCATGAAGGGATGCAGCGGCGTCTTCGACTGCGCCTACCTGGAGTCCATGAGCCTCTTCAACAAAGCCacagagccaatcagagccgaAGAGTTCGACCTCCTGCTGCAGAGCTACCTGCAGCAGGAGGTCGACCACTTCTACCACTGGAACGAACTCAGGACGTTCATCAACGGCTTCTTTCACAACGGACTCTTCATCCACGACCGCATGCTCTTCACAGACTTCGTAGGCAGAGTGGAGAGCTACCTGAGCGACATGCGTGAATACCACGGCCTGGACGGCGACGTGTTCAGAGACCTCGACGACTACATCTACAGGCACTTCTTCGGAGAAGGCTACGCCAGGAGCTACGGTCCGCG GGGGCCGTTTCAGAGACCTGAAGACCCAAAGGAGGAGTGGAGGTCGAGGCACCAGCAGAGGAAGCAGCCGAGGGGTAAATCTCGTCCTCACTGCGGTCGCAGGTGGAGCCGATCAGGAAGAAATGCAGACAGGCACATGGCTGATGTTAAAATCGAACTGGGCCCAATGCCCTTTGACCCcaaatactga
- the ccpg1 gene encoding cell cycle progression protein 1 isoform X4, which translates to MSETSSDTESSCGWTIISNEGSDIETLGLEAAGEYGAELVERPTLEEPQLLESQTSVSAALCVEEKAADSLDDTLGEQAVDETLCGPEAGDGSAVREQVFSSSDHSDIVTLRDLKEDEHAEEEELEEAGSTEENYLGTSSSSHYTFTATETAFPAQQQTVTNSSSSNDEARRSSTPIMRRRRVRKNTTSVVTDPEEDEKVLPESWSSEEEQQPDWAEGRPNAANEDREQSRGGNVLNRCILLALLIAVSMGFGHFYGTVQIQERQKTVEKTGGIEHLDVRGLLEQRIRDEHLTKQRSDFGPDDLDEQQVIHLLSGVIEKAKEENQELKAKQVHIQIQRDNLEQMLKQTEEERIEIMSLQQTLSDENIQLRNSVAREEKSLSVLQDELRNLRSQIRDLEARGAGADSLLSENQRLKEQLEEEQQTIRNFHLQREDMTAEAHTLRKKLERERKVTEELKRELTALRSHVSDSDRQSGSEAGGLEKRLLDLEKRLSFEQQRSDLWERLYVETKEEKVKGDRESKVRRAKQGVARKMKETFDAVKNSTKEFVHHHKEQIKKAKEAVKENLRKFSDSVKSTFRHFKDSASTFINKAQGFYSKKCDRANTEECWQHRAQKPRHTPDSFQSHHNTRKSAGKVLQDEDESSHKSSMKGCSGVFDCAYLESMSLFNKATEPIRAEEFDLLLQSYLQQEVDHFYHWNELRTFINGFFHNGLFIHDRMLFTDFVGRVESYLSDMREYHGLDGDVFRDLDDYIYRHFFGEGYARSYGPRHATSEEFLQ; encoded by the exons ATGTCAGAAACATCAAGTGACACCGAGTCCTCCTGTGGCTGGACCATTATCAGTAATGAG GGCTCGGATATAGAGACACTGGGATTGGAGGCTGCTGGCGAATATGGAGCTGAGCTGGTGGAGCGCCCCACTTTGGAAGAACCACAGTTGCTGGAATCACAAACCTCAGTATCTGCTG ctCTGTGTGTTGAAGAAAAAGCTGCTGATTCTCTTGATGACACTCTGGGAGAACAGGCTGTAGATGAGACACTGTGCGGTCCTGAG GCTGGAGACGGTTCTGCAGTCAGAGAGCAAGTCTTCTCCTCCAGTGATCACTCTGACATTGTGACTCTGAGGGACCTGAAGGAGGACGAGcatgcagaggaggaggaactggaAGAGGCAGGCAGCACTGAGGAGAATTACCTCGGCACCTCCAGCAGCAGTCATTACACCTTCACTGCTACAGAAACGG CTTTCCCAGCGCAGCAACAAACGGTGACAAACTCAAGCAGCAGCAACGATGAGGCCCGACGAAGCTCCACTCCGATCATGCGAAGACGAAGGGTTAGGAAAAATACCACGAGCGTCGTGACTGATCCAGAGGAGGACGAGAAGGTGCTGCCAGAGTCGTGGTCCAGTGAAGAAGAGCAGCAGCCTGATTGGGCAGAGGGGAGACCGAACGCTGCCAACGAGGACAGAGAGCAAAGCCGAGGCGGGAACGTCCTCAACAGATGCATCCTGCTCGCCCTCCTCATCGCCGTCAGCATGGGCTTTGGACACTTCTATG GCACGGTCCAGATTCAGGAAAGGCaaaaaactgtggagaaaaccGGAGGGATTGAACACCTGGATGTGAGGGGTCTACTTGAGCAACGTATCAGAGATGAGCATTTAACAAAGCAG AGGAGCGACTTTGGGCCAGATGACCTCGATGAGCAGCAGGTTATTCATTTGCTCTCAGGAGTGATTGAAAAAGCGAAAGAAGAAAACCAGGAGCTCAAAGCAAAACAAGTTCACATCCAG ATTCAGAGAGATAACCTGGAGCAGATGCTGAAACAGACCGAGGAGGAGAGGATTGAAATCATGTCTCTGCAGCAGACTCTCTCAGATGAAAACATCCAGCTGAGAAACTCCGTGGCACGCGAGGAAAAGTCTCTGTCCGTCCTGCAGGACGAGTTGAGAAACCTGCGATCCCAAATCAGAGATCTGGAGGCGAGGGGAGCAGGAGCCGATTCTCTGCTGTCTGAAAACCAGAGGCTGAaagagcagctggaggaggagcagcagaccATCAGAAACTTCCACCTTCAGAGGGAAGACATGACGGCTGAAGCTCACACGCTGAGGAAGAaactggagagagagaggaaggtcACGGAGGAACTGAAGAGGGAGCTGACGGCCCTGAGGAGTCACGTCTCTGATTCTGACAGGCAGAGTGGTTCAGAAGCAGGAGGTTTGGAGAAACGTCTGCTGGATCTGGAGAAGAGGCTGAGCTTCGAGCAGCAGCGCTCCGACCTGTGGGAAAGGCTGTACGTGGAAACCAAGGAGGAAAAGGTCAAAGGAGACCGAGAATCCAAAGTGAGGAGAGCTAAACAGGGAGTGGCCAGGAAAATGAAGGAGACGTTCGATGCTGTGAAAAACTCCACCAAGGAGTTCGTCCATCACCATAAGGAGCAGATTAAGAAAGCCAAGGAGGCTGTGAAGGAAAACCTGAGGAAGTTCTCTGACTCCGTCAAATCAACTTTCAGACACTTTAAAGACTCAGCCTCGACGTTCATCAACAAAGCCCAGGGATTTTACAGCAAGAAATGTGACAGAGCAAACACAGAGGAGTGCTGGCAGCACAGAGCGCAGAAACCCAGACACACACCCGACTCCTTCCAGAGCCACCACAACACACGGAAATCAGCCGGGAAGGTTCTCCAGGACGAGGATGAGAGCAGCCACAAGAGCAGCATGAAGGGATGCAGCGGCGTCTTCGACTGCGCCTACCTGGAGTCCATGAGCCTCTTCAACAAAGCCacagagccaatcagagccgaAGAGTTCGACCTCCTGCTGCAGAGCTACCTGCAGCAGGAGGTCGACCACTTCTACCACTGGAACGAACTCAGGACGTTCATCAACGGCTTCTTTCACAACGGACTCTTCATCCACGACCGCATGCTCTTCACAGACTTCGTAGGCAGAGTGGAGAGCTACCTGAGCGACATGCGTGAATACCACGGCCTGGACGGCGACGTGTTCAGAGACCTCGACGACTACATCTACAGGCACTTCTTCGGAGAAGGCTACGCCAGGAGCTACGGTCCGCG GCATGCAACATCTGAGGAATTCCTGCAGTGA
- the ccpg1 gene encoding cell cycle progression protein 1 isoform X3 produces the protein MSETSSDTESSCGWTIISNEGSDIETLGLEAAGEYGAELVERPTLEEPQLLESQTSVSAALCVEEKAADSLDDTLGEQAVDETLCGPEFYDRLQAGDGSAVREQVFSSSDHSDIVTLRDLKEDEHAEEEELEEAGSTEENYLGTSSSSHYTFTATETAFPAQQQTVTNSSSSNDEARRSSTPIMRRRRVRKNTTSVVTDPEEDEKVLPESWSSEEEQQPDWAEGRPNAANEDREQSRGGNVLNRCILLALLIAVSMGFGHFYGTVQIQERQKTVEKTGGIEHLDVRGLLEQRIRDEHLTKQRSDFGPDDLDEQQVIHLLSGVIEKAKEENQELKAKQVHIQIQRDNLEQMLKQTEEERIEIMSLQQTLSDENIQLRNSVAREEKSLSVLQDELRNLRSQIRDLEARGAGADSLLSENQRLKEQLEEEQQTIRNFHLQREDMTAEAHTLRKKLERERKVTEELKRELTALRSHVSDSDRQSGSEAGGLEKRLLDLEKRLSFEQQRSDLWERLYVETKEEKVKGDRESKVRRAKQGVARKMKETFDAVKNSTKEFVHHHKEQIKKAKEAVKENLRKFSDSVKSTFRHFKDSASTFINKAQGFYSKKCDRANTEECWQHRAQKPRHTPDSFQSHHNTRKSAGKVLQDEDESSHKSSMKGCSGVFDCAYLESMSLFNKATEPIRAEEFDLLLQSYLQQEVDHFYHWNELRTFINGFFHNGLFIHDRMLFTDFVGRVESYLSDMREYHGLDGDVFRDLDDYIYRHFFGEGYARSYGPRHATSEEFLQ, from the exons ATGTCAGAAACATCAAGTGACACCGAGTCCTCCTGTGGCTGGACCATTATCAGTAATGAG GGCTCGGATATAGAGACACTGGGATTGGAGGCTGCTGGCGAATATGGAGCTGAGCTGGTGGAGCGCCCCACTTTGGAAGAACCACAGTTGCTGGAATCACAAACCTCAGTATCTGCTG ctCTGTGTGTTGAAGAAAAAGCTGCTGATTCTCTTGATGACACTCTGGGAGAACAGGCTGTAGATGAGACACTGTGCGGTCCTGAG TTTTATGACCGTCTGCAGGCTGGAGACGGTTCTGCAGTCAGAGAGCAAGTCTTCTCCTCCAGTGATCACTCTGACATTGTGACTCTGAGGGACCTGAAGGAGGACGAGcatgcagaggaggaggaactggaAGAGGCAGGCAGCACTGAGGAGAATTACCTCGGCACCTCCAGCAGCAGTCATTACACCTTCACTGCTACAGAAACGG CTTTCCCAGCGCAGCAACAAACGGTGACAAACTCAAGCAGCAGCAACGATGAGGCCCGACGAAGCTCCACTCCGATCATGCGAAGACGAAGGGTTAGGAAAAATACCACGAGCGTCGTGACTGATCCAGAGGAGGACGAGAAGGTGCTGCCAGAGTCGTGGTCCAGTGAAGAAGAGCAGCAGCCTGATTGGGCAGAGGGGAGACCGAACGCTGCCAACGAGGACAGAGAGCAAAGCCGAGGCGGGAACGTCCTCAACAGATGCATCCTGCTCGCCCTCCTCATCGCCGTCAGCATGGGCTTTGGACACTTCTATG GCACGGTCCAGATTCAGGAAAGGCaaaaaactgtggagaaaaccGGAGGGATTGAACACCTGGATGTGAGGGGTCTACTTGAGCAACGTATCAGAGATGAGCATTTAACAAAGCAG AGGAGCGACTTTGGGCCAGATGACCTCGATGAGCAGCAGGTTATTCATTTGCTCTCAGGAGTGATTGAAAAAGCGAAAGAAGAAAACCAGGAGCTCAAAGCAAAACAAGTTCACATCCAG ATTCAGAGAGATAACCTGGAGCAGATGCTGAAACAGACCGAGGAGGAGAGGATTGAAATCATGTCTCTGCAGCAGACTCTCTCAGATGAAAACATCCAGCTGAGAAACTCCGTGGCACGCGAGGAAAAGTCTCTGTCCGTCCTGCAGGACGAGTTGAGAAACCTGCGATCCCAAATCAGAGATCTGGAGGCGAGGGGAGCAGGAGCCGATTCTCTGCTGTCTGAAAACCAGAGGCTGAaagagcagctggaggaggagcagcagaccATCAGAAACTTCCACCTTCAGAGGGAAGACATGACGGCTGAAGCTCACACGCTGAGGAAGAaactggagagagagaggaaggtcACGGAGGAACTGAAGAGGGAGCTGACGGCCCTGAGGAGTCACGTCTCTGATTCTGACAGGCAGAGTGGTTCAGAAGCAGGAGGTTTGGAGAAACGTCTGCTGGATCTGGAGAAGAGGCTGAGCTTCGAGCAGCAGCGCTCCGACCTGTGGGAAAGGCTGTACGTGGAAACCAAGGAGGAAAAGGTCAAAGGAGACCGAGAATCCAAAGTGAGGAGAGCTAAACAGGGAGTGGCCAGGAAAATGAAGGAGACGTTCGATGCTGTGAAAAACTCCACCAAGGAGTTCGTCCATCACCATAAGGAGCAGATTAAGAAAGCCAAGGAGGCTGTGAAGGAAAACCTGAGGAAGTTCTCTGACTCCGTCAAATCAACTTTCAGACACTTTAAAGACTCAGCCTCGACGTTCATCAACAAAGCCCAGGGATTTTACAGCAAGAAATGTGACAGAGCAAACACAGAGGAGTGCTGGCAGCACAGAGCGCAGAAACCCAGACACACACCCGACTCCTTCCAGAGCCACCACAACACACGGAAATCAGCCGGGAAGGTTCTCCAGGACGAGGATGAGAGCAGCCACAAGAGCAGCATGAAGGGATGCAGCGGCGTCTTCGACTGCGCCTACCTGGAGTCCATGAGCCTCTTCAACAAAGCCacagagccaatcagagccgaAGAGTTCGACCTCCTGCTGCAGAGCTACCTGCAGCAGGAGGTCGACCACTTCTACCACTGGAACGAACTCAGGACGTTCATCAACGGCTTCTTTCACAACGGACTCTTCATCCACGACCGCATGCTCTTCACAGACTTCGTAGGCAGAGTGGAGAGCTACCTGAGCGACATGCGTGAATACCACGGCCTGGACGGCGACGTGTTCAGAGACCTCGACGACTACATCTACAGGCACTTCTTCGGAGAAGGCTACGCCAGGAGCTACGGTCCGCG GCATGCAACATCTGAGGAATTCCTGCAGTGA